Proteins co-encoded in one Candidatus Tanganyikabacteria bacterium genomic window:
- a CDS encoding flagellin yields the protein MPSSVHTFVPQLRSARLFNMQTDNIANEVARLSSGERMLRATDNAASIAISGGIRTKIISYNQASRNAQDAQNMLQTAEGGLDETAKMLQRMRELVLRGTNDTLTDVDRAKVYSEIENLWV from the coding sequence ATGCCCAGCAGCGTTCATACGTTCGTGCCGCAGTTGCGATCGGCACGGCTCTTCAATATGCAGACCGACAACATCGCCAACGAGGTGGCGCGCTTGTCGTCCGGCGAACGCATGCTCAGAGCGACCGACAACGCGGCCAGCATCGCGATTTCGGGCGGCATTCGCACGAAGATCATCAGCTACAACCAGGCATCGCGAAACGCGCAGGACGCCCAGAACATGCTGCAGACGGCCGAGGGCGGCCTCGACGAGACCGCCAAGATGCTGCAGCGCATGCGCGAACTGGTCCTGCGCGGCACCAACGACACGCTCACCGATGTCGATCGCGCGAAGG
- a CDS encoding DoxX family protein — MALATADWAPLPLRYAVGAVFFVHGANIVFGDLPEWGRRFAEVGFPMADLAAILVGVLEFSGGICLIMGLFTRFFALILCALAAIALIKIKWTLGFVVGDGALGWQGSGYEFELTLVAANLALVLTGGGLLSIDRLISPEDDQS, encoded by the coding sequence TTGGCGCTTGCCACCGCGGACTGGGCCCCCTTGCCGCTGCGCTACGCCGTCGGAGCGGTGTTCTTCGTGCATGGCGCCAACATCGTGTTCGGCGATCTGCCGGAGTGGGGCCGGCGTTTCGCCGAGGTCGGCTTTCCCATGGCCGATCTGGCCGCCATCCTGGTGGGAGTCCTCGAGTTCTCCGGCGGCATCTGCTTGATCATGGGGCTCTTCACGCGATTCTTCGCCCTGATCCTGTGCGCGCTCGCCGCCATCGCGTTGATCAAGATCAAGTGGACGCTCGGCTTCGTGGTGGGAGACGGTGCGCTGGGCTGGCAGGGGAGCGGCTACGAGTTCGAACTGACCTTGGTGGCCGCGAACCTCGCACTGGTCCTCACGGGGGGCGGCCTGCTGTCGATCGATCGCCTCATTTCGCCCGAAGACGACCAGAGCTGA